The Pseudomonas hefeiensis genomic sequence GGCGATTGGTTGAAGTCGGGGGCCACAGTCGTTTCGATCGGCTCGACCATCCCGGAGCAGCGTGAAATAGACATTTCCGTCGTAGAGCGCAGTGACTTGATCATCTGCGACACCCTGGAAGAAGTGCTGGAAGAAACAGGAGACATGCTTGCTGCCCATACCGCCGGGATCGAATTTCGACACAAAGCCTTCAGCCTGTCTGACCTGATGAGTGGTGCCTGCAGTGAGCAGTTGAAGCAAGCCAAGGCCCCGATGTTCAAGTCAGTCGGCGGTGGTCTTCAAGACATTGTGGTAGCGGAACTCATATTGACCAAGGCACTTGAAGCAGGGCTCGCAACACCACTGCCAATCGATTTTGAAACAAAGCGCTGAGCGAACAGCAACGACTATCACCAACCCTGACTAACAGGAGCCTTACATGGCCAATTACAATAAGAAGGACGCTCGAGACTGGGCACGCGAAAAACTCGTTGGGGTCGCCAACGTTACGATTCCAACAATGACCTCCGACTTCAAACGCATCAATGAGAAAGCCATTCGCCACGACGTAGAACTAGCAATCAAGCACGGCTTCGTCGGTTCGCTGTCCTGCTCGGAGGTAGCCATCACCCAAGAGCAGTACGGTGAGTTCTGTCAAATCATGGCCGATCAAGCAGCCGGCCGTCTCGTGATCGTTCACCACGCGGTGTTCAACACGCTGGAAGATAACATTGAGGCCGTGAAGCGAGCCGAAGCTGCCGGCGCCGACCTTGTACTGCTTGGCTATCCTCCGTTCTTCTATCCGAAGTCCTATGACGAAGTATTCGAGTACACCAAGGCGATCTGCGACGCGACGAACCTGGGCGTAATCATCTTCCCGCTGCCCGCCTGGGGTTTCAGCCGCTTGCACCCTGCCGATATTCCGCTGGCGGTGCTACGTCGCATGGTCGACGAGATCCCCAACGTCGTTGCAATCAAAGCCGAAGGCGGACTGCCTTACATCATGTCGGCGATCGAAGTTCACCGCGAATTCCATGAAGAAGTCGTTATCTCATCTCCGCTTGAATATGAGTACGTGCCTTTGGCACAAGTGATGGACATCCCATTCTGCGGAACCAACTACTCCTCTTACTACGGCCCATTGCTACCACAGATCCACAAGTTGATCCGTGCGGGCAACTACGATGAGGCAACTCAGCTCTGGTACAAAATGGATCCGGCACGTAAAGCGTTTGCAAGCCTGCCAATGGCGGCAAACGGGCTTCTCAATCGCATGATGTGGAAATACCAAGGCTGGTTGCAGGGTTACAACGGTGGTCCTATGCCGCACCCGACCCAACGCGTGTACCAGCGCGACATGGCCGTGCTACGTAAAGGGCTGGAAGCTGCTGGATTGAACCCGACCACCGACCTCGATGAAGCCTTCTTCATCGGTCGTAACTCCATTTGAGGTCTGCCCGATGAATAGCACCGCAACCTTGAATCTGAAAGACCCCGACCTGCTGCGTCAGGCAATGTTGATCGACGGCGAATGGGTCCAGGCAGACAGTGGTCAGACAATCGAGATCCGCAATCCAGCCACTGGTGAATTGGTAGCGCGCGTACCAAACGGTGGAGAGACCGAGACTCGCCGCGCAATCGCAGCGGCCGAACGCGCCATGCAGGGATGGCGCAAGACGCTGCCAAAGGAGCGTGCAAAGGTCCTGCGCAAGCTCTATGAGCTAATGCTTGAAAACATCGAGGACCTGGCGGTCATCCTGACGGCCGAACAGGGTAAGCCCTTGGTGGAATCCCGTGGCGAAATCCTTTACGCCGCAAGCTTCATCGAATGGTTCGGGGAAGAGGCGAAGCGCGTGAATGGCGACATCATTCCGCAGAATGTGGACGGTCGGCGCATTCTCGTGCAGAAAGCCCCTATCGGTGTTTTTGCAGCCATCACACCGTGGAACTTCCCCTCCGCGATGATTACACGCAAAGCCGGTCCGGGCTGGGCGGTTGGTTGCGCTGGAGTTATCAAGCCGGCCAGTCAGACCCCCCTTTCGGCACTAGCTTTGGCCGTACTCGCCGAGCGCGCCGGTCTGCCGCCTGGTGTGTGTAACGTCGTCACGGGCTCGGCCCGCGCAATTGGCGGGGAGCTCACCGCAAACCCGGTCGTTCGCAAGTTGTCCTTCACAGGTTCGACCGAAGTTGGATCCCTGCTGCTGGCCCAGTGCGCTCCGACCATCAAAAAGGCGAGTATGGAACTGGGCGGCAACGCGCCGTTCATCGTCTTTGACGATGCTGATATCGATGCCGCAGTGAAAGGTGCAATTGCCGCCAAGTACCGCAACACAGGTCAAGCCTGCGTTGCCGCCAACCGCATGCTCGTTCAATCGGGTGTTTACGATCAGTTTGCGAAGAAGCTCGCGGATGCAGCCGCTGCGCTCAGGGTCGGTAATGGCATGGATGACGGTGTGGTACTGGGTCCGCTCATCAATGGGGATGCAGTGCAAAAGGTCGAAGAGCACATTGCCGATGCGGTGGAAAAAGGTGCACGCATTGCTACCGGAGGCAAACGTCACCCCTTGGGCGGTAGTTACTTCGAGCCAACAGTGCTCACCGATGTGTCACGCGATGCACTGATATTCAATGATGAGACCTTCGGCCCTGTCGCTCCCCTCTTCCGTTTTGAGACTGAGGACGAGGCAATTGCGATGGCCAACGACACACCTTTTGGCTTGGCAGCCTATGTGTACGCACGTGACGTCGGTCTGATCTTCCGTGTCGTCGACAATCTTGAGTTTGGCATGGTGGGCGTCAACGAGGGGATGATCTCCACAGAAGTTGCACCCTTTGGCGGCGTGAAGAGCTCCGGACTTGGCCGGGAAGGCTCAAAATACGGGATCGACGACTACCTGGAAATCAAGTACGTCGCACTGGGCGGCTTGTAAGCCGGCGATAGTAGGTGAGGAGGTGTATGTCTATAAAACATGCGCCCTCACCTACACGCATTCATCACGGCGCTGTAAATTTTGCTCAATGGCCTCACTGATAAGACGTATCAGTGGGGCTCCAAACCCTCGTCTCGCTCTACGAGATCGACACAAGTTACGCATCTGATACCACGGCCAAAAGCAGACACTCGCTAGGCAATCTGATGAGATGCGGCGTGTAATGACATCCAGTTCAATAATTGAAGTCATGCCCCAACTCCGCCTGCATCCACTCCAGAAATCTTCTGACCCTTGGGAAGTTGGAATGCGCTTTCGGGAAAACCAGGTGGTGTGCAGTGATTGTCGCACTCAACTGCGGCACTACCTCGACCAACGTTCCACGCGCTAGATAGTCCTGCGCAAGCAGTGTGCTTTCCAGGGCAAATCCAAGTCCGTGGCTGGCTGCCTCCAGCGTCATATAGGAACGGTCAAAACTCAGTGTGTAAGGCTTTTCAGGGCGCGATAGACCATGTTGTGCAAACAACTGTGGCCACTTGATGAGCGTCGCCTCCGACAGAATCAGGTTGCAGTCCAGCAAATCCGCAACGGCACTAATGGGTCGTTTTTCCAGGAGTTTGGGAGACGCCATGACCGCGATTTTTTCATTGCGCACCGTGCGCACTTCGAAACTGGGCCAGTTGGGCATTCCGTGGCGGATGTCCACGTCGATCTTGTCCCGGCTGAAGTGCAGTGACTCATAGGAGCACGAAAGGTTGAGCTGGATGTCAGGATGACTCTGGCGGAATTGCTCCAGGCGCGGCATCAGCCACAGCAGTCCGAAACTGGGCGATGAGTGCAAGCGCAGGCAATCGAGGCTGAAGTCACTGGTCGCGCGCTCGGTCGCCACGGCAAGGCTGTGCAGGATGCCGGACACCTCGGTCAGATACTGCTCGCCCACCGGCGTCAGGGTCACACCTCTGGCGGTTCGGAAAAACAGCTGTCGCCCGATCATCGCTTCAAGCTTGGCCAATTGGTGGCTGACCGCCGAAGGCGTTAAATCCAGCAATTCGGCAGCGCGGGCGACATTGCCAAAGCGCGCTGTCTGTTCAAAGGCCTGAATGGCTTTCAGGGGTGGCAGTGTCGGGGGTACTTCGCCGGTTGAACGCATGGTGATGGTTTTTCCGCTGTAAATAGCCTGAGCCGGGCATCGAGCCATTCAACCATCCAACTGCACAAATGACGAGTGCTGAATTTTTTTCAGCACCCAGTGAAGTTCGCGTTATTGCTCAGGAACGGAGTGGAGCACAAGCTGAGTCATCGATTCGCTGCGGATCGACCCAATAGCACTCTCCAATAAGAACAATGAGGTACTCCCATGCTTCTCCAAGGCAAAGTCGCGATCATCACCGGTGCAGCCTCCGCACGTGGCATTGGCCGCGCGACAGCGACCACCTTCGCGCAACAGGGCGCTCACGTCGTGATCCTTGACCTGGATGAATCCGCTGCCCGTGATGCCGCTGCTTCCTTGGGCGAAGGTCATCTCGGCCTTGCGGCCAACGTTGCTGACGAATCGCAGGTTCAGCAGGCCGTTGCCAAAATCATCGAACACTTCGGCCGCATCGACGTTCTCGTCAACAATGCCGGCATTACTCAGCCACTCAAGACTCTGGACATCCGCCCTTCAGACTACGACAAGGTGCTGGACGTCAGTCTGCGCGGCACCCTGCTGATGTCGCAGGCCGTGATTCCACACATGCGCCAACAATCTTCCGGCAGCATTGTGTGCATGTCTTCCGTTTCTGCTCAGCGGGGCGGCGGCATCTTTGGAGGCCCTCATTACAGTGCGGCCAAAGCCGGTGTACTGGGTCTGGGCAAAGCCATGGCACGCGAACTGGGGCCGGACAACATTCGCGTCAACTCCATCGCCCCCGGTTTGATTCACACCGACATCACCGGTGGCCTGATGCAGGACGATCGCCGCCACGCGATCATCGACGGCATTCCCCTGGGCCGACTCGGTGCAGCACAGGATGTCGCCAACGCCGCCCTGTTTCTGGCCAGCGACCTATCCTCTTACCTCACAGGCATCACTCTAGATGTGAACGGCGGCATGCTGATTCATTGAGTACACCTGGGCGGGCCTGCGGGCCCGTGCGGTTCTGGATCGATGACGCAGCTGGGCCTCGTGGCCTGGCGGTCAATAAAAACAAGAGATCAGACCATCATGACTACCCTGTCGCTCGAAGCGGTTTCGACCGTGCGTTCCAACGCCTACCGGAAAACGGCCTGGCGCTTGATGCCCTTCCTGATGCTGTGCTACCTGTGCGCTTACCTTGATCGCGTCAACGTCGGCTTTGCCAAGCTGCAAATGATGAACGATCTGGCGCTTAGCGAAACGGTCTACGGGCTTGGCGCCGGCATGTTCTTCATCGGCTATTTCCTCTGTGAAGTGCCTAGCAACATCATCTTGCACAAGGTCGGGGCGCGGGTCTGGATCGCGCGCATCATGATCACCTGGGGCATCGTTTCCGCTCTGTTCGCCTTCGTCGAAACCGCCTGGCAGTTCTACGCCCTTCGCTTTCTTTTAGGCATTGCCGAAGCCGGTCTCGCGCCTGGCCTGTTGCTCTACCTGACCTACTGGTTTCCATCCTATCGTCGCGCACGCATGACCGTGTTGTGGTTCATCGCCATTCCTCTGTCGGGGATGGTGGGCGGCCCCCTCTCCGGCTGGATCATGAATCACTTCGCCGGCATGCATGGCTGGGCAGGCTGGCAATGGATGTTCGTGTTGGAGGCTGTACCCACGGTCGTTGTCGGTCTTCTGGTACTGAGCTACCTCAAAGACGGAGTGCATCAGGCCACCTGGCTCAATGACGAAGAAAAAGCCCTGATCACTCGGGAGTTGGCTGAAGACGATCAGCAGAAAGTCACCCATGCCTCAGTCGGTGAATTCATTCGCGATCGTCGTCTGTGGTTGCTGGCTGCCATCTACTTCTGTGTGGTGATGGGACAGTACGCAATCACCTTCTGGCTGCCCACTCTGGTACGCAATTCAGGCGTTTCCGATCCACTACACATCGGCTTTCTGACCAGCCTGCCTTACCTCTGCGCCATTGCCGCCATGCTGCTGGTTGGACGCAGTGGTGACAAGCATCGCGAGCGCCGCTGGCACCTCATCGTACCGATGATTGCTGGCGCTATCGGCCTTAGCCTAGCGGCGCTAATGGGGGGAAATCCAACCCTGTCGATCCTCAGTCTTTGCCTGGCCGCATCCGGCATTTTGTCTGCGACCTCATTGTTCTGGATGTTACCGACCACGCTGCTTGGGGGCGTTTCTGCCGCCGCCGGCATCGCAGCGGTCAACAGCTTCGCCAACCTCGCAGGGTTCTGCTCGCCTTATCTGATCGGCTGGATCACCACAATCACCGGCTCAAGCGCCATCGGCATGTACCTGATCACTGGTGTGCTGTTCGCGGGGGCCGCTCTGGTACTGCGCATCCCCGCCGCCTTGGTCAATCGTTGAGTTAATGGAGTTTCACCATGACTACTAATCCTTCACTCGCTTCATCTACGACCCTGGTTGAACGCGCGCACAACATTCGCCGCCACGCGCTGCGAATGGGCCAAGTACAGGGACAGGGCTATGTTGGCCAGGCCCTCGGTGCTGCCGACCTGCTGGCAGTCTCCTACTTCCATGCCATGAACCATCGGCCTGCAGATCCTGAATGGGAAGAGCGTGATCGCTTCTATCTCTCCATCGGTCACTACGCCATTGCGCTGTACGCGGCCTTGATCGAAGCCGAAATCATCCCGCTCGATGAGTTGGAAACCTACGGAGCGGATGACAGCCGCCTGCCAATGTCGGGCATGGCCGCCTACACCCCGGGCATGGAAATCACCGGGGGCTCTCTGGGTCAGGGCCTGGGTATCGCGGTGGGTGCCTGCTTGGGTCTCAAGCGCAAAGACTCGCCCTCCTTCGTCTACAACCTGCTGTCGGACGGTGAACTGAATGAAGGCTCGACCTGGGAAGCCGTGATGTCGGCATCGCATTGGAAACTCGACAACTTGATCGCGATCGTCGACGTCAACAACCAACAAGCCGATGGTTACTCCAGTGAAATCCTGTCGTTCGAACCCATCGTCGATCGCTGGCAAGCATTTGGTTGGTTTACTCAGCGCGTCGATGGCAATGACCTTGATGCTCTCGTCGCCGCCTTCGATGCCGCGCGCAACCATCCAACCGCCCAACCCCGCGTGATTATCTGCGACACAAAAATGGGCAAAGGCGTGCCGTTTCTGGAAACCCGCGAGAAGACCCACTTCATCCGCGTGGAAGAACACGAGTGGGATCTGGCACTGAGCAACCTTGAAGAAGGAAAAGACCAATGAGCAACACCGCTAACACGCCGACTTCGACTGGCGAGCCAATCAAAAAACGCCTGACTACCTCGGCGATGATCGCTTCCATTGCCTCAGAAGGCCAAGCGACTAAATCGGCCCCGTTCGGACACGCATTGGCTGCATTGGCGGATCAGCGCTCGGACATCGTCGGTCTTTCTGCTGACCTGTCCAAGTACACCGACCTGCACATCTTCGCCAAGGCCCATCCCGACCGTTTCTATCAAATGGGCATGGCCGAGCAATTGCTGATGATCGCGGCCGCCGGCATGGCCCGAGAAGGCTTCGTGCCGTTTGCCACCACCTACGCGGTGTTCGCTTCGCGTCGTGCCTATGACTTCATCTGCATGGCCATCGCCGAGGAAAACCTCAACGTCAAGATCGTCTGCGGCCTGCCCGGCCTAACCACTGGTTACGGCCCAAGCCACCAGGCTACGGACGACCTGGCGATCTTCCGCGCCATGCCTAACTTGATGATCGTCGATCCGTGCGATGCACTAGAAATCGAACAGGCCGTGCCCGCCATCGCCGCGCATCAGGGGCCGGTGTACATGCGTTTGCTGCGCGGAAATGTGCCACTGGTGCTGGACGAGTACGGCTACAAGTTCGAGATCGGCAAAGCCAAGACCCTGCGCACCGGTAACGACGTTCTGATCATCTCCACCGGCCTGATGACCATGCGCGCACTGGAAGCCGCCAAGGCACTGCAAACCGACGGCGTCGATGTCGCCGTGCTGCACGTACCGACGATCAAACCCCTGGATGTGCAAACCATTCTTGCCGAGGCAAGGAAGCCAGGTCGGCTGGTGGTCACAGCAGAAAACAGTTCGATCATTGGCGGTCTTGGCGAGGCCGTTGCAGGGGTGCTGCTGCGTAACGGAGTGACGCCAACTTTCAGGCAGATTGCTTTGCCCGACGCGTTCCTTGACGCAGGTGCCCTGCCGACGTTGCATGATCGTTACGGAATCTCAACTCAAGCCGTTTGCGCACAGATTAAAGGTTGGCTGTAACCGCACTCCAAAGGCACCTGCCCCCAGGTGCCGTTCAACTCGATGCAAGTTAGTAAACTTCCTCAGCCTCTAACGTCATGAATATGAAACCAGACGGGCTTCCTGATTCGGTAGCTCAAAGCAATCACCTGCAACGAGAGTCAATCGCCAACGCCCCTTGCCGTACCCAGCACCCCGTTTATGAAATTGACGGCAGCGGCGAGCGCCTCACGCCCCTCGGAAAGCACCGGCGCATATGCCTGCCAGACATGAAACATACCGGGCCATACCTCCAGCCTGGTATCCACGCCCGCTGATCCTGCGTTTCTCGCCAGACGTACTGCATCATCGAGTAGGATTTCACACTCCCCCACTTGAATCATCATTGGCGGCAACCCCTGCAGGTCAGCCTCCAAGATAGCAGTCTCGACCTGATCTACCAGGTAGGCGTCAGCACTGGCTTGCAACTTCTGAGGTGTAAGAAAGCAGTCCACTGCAATCTTGGTATGGATGCTTTCTCCGGTAAGAGCCAGATCCAGCCAAGGAGAAAACAGCACCACGCAACCTGGCAATTCAATTCCCATGGTCCTGGCGTGAATCAGGGCGGCCATGATCAAATGGCCTCCCGCCGAAT encodes the following:
- a CDS encoding alpha/beta hydrolase, whose protein sequence is MRKLTCVDSQRSLLYVHGGGFMVGSAEGFEGIAGTLAAGTSSTAYVVDYRLTPEHAYPAAQQDVLTAYAALLAKCEGANDIALVGDSAGGHLIMAALIHARTMGIELPGCVVLFSPWLDLALTGESIHTKIAVDCFLTPQKLQASADAYLVDQVETAILEADLQGLPPMMIQVGECEILLDDAVRLARNAGSAGVDTRLEVWPGMFHVWQAYAPVLSEGREALAAAVNFINGVLGTARGVGD
- a CDS encoding transketolase translates to MTTNPSLASSTTLVERAHNIRRHALRMGQVQGQGYVGQALGAADLLAVSYFHAMNHRPADPEWEERDRFYLSIGHYAIALYAALIEAEIIPLDELETYGADDSRLPMSGMAAYTPGMEITGGSLGQGLGIAVGACLGLKRKDSPSFVYNLLSDGELNEGSTWEAVMSASHWKLDNLIAIVDVNNQQADGYSSEILSFEPIVDRWQAFGWFTQRVDGNDLDALVAAFDAARNHPTAQPRVIICDTKMGKGVPFLETREKTHFIRVEEHEWDLALSNLEEGKDQ
- a CDS encoding transketolase family protein, with the protein product MSNTANTPTSTGEPIKKRLTTSAMIASIASEGQATKSAPFGHALAALADQRSDIVGLSADLSKYTDLHIFAKAHPDRFYQMGMAEQLLMIAAAGMAREGFVPFATTYAVFASRRAYDFICMAIAEENLNVKIVCGLPGLTTGYGPSHQATDDLAIFRAMPNLMIVDPCDALEIEQAVPAIAAHQGPVYMRLLRGNVPLVLDEYGYKFEIGKAKTLRTGNDVLIISTGLMTMRALEAAKALQTDGVDVAVLHVPTIKPLDVQTILAEARKPGRLVVTAENSSIIGGLGEAVAGVLLRNGVTPTFRQIALPDAFLDAGALPTLHDRYGISTQAVCAQIKGWL
- a CDS encoding NAD-dependent succinate-semialdehyde dehydrogenase; protein product: MNLKDPDLLRQAMLIDGEWVQADSGQTIEIRNPATGELVARVPNGGETETRRAIAAAERAMQGWRKTLPKERAKVLRKLYELMLENIEDLAVILTAEQGKPLVESRGEILYAASFIEWFGEEAKRVNGDIIPQNVDGRRILVQKAPIGVFAAITPWNFPSAMITRKAGPGWAVGCAGVIKPASQTPLSALALAVLAERAGLPPGVCNVVTGSARAIGGELTANPVVRKLSFTGSTEVGSLLLAQCAPTIKKASMELGGNAPFIVFDDADIDAAVKGAIAAKYRNTGQACVAANRMLVQSGVYDQFAKKLADAAAALRVGNGMDDGVVLGPLINGDAVQKVEEHIADAVEKGARIATGGKRHPLGGSYFEPTVLTDVSRDALIFNDETFGPVAPLFRFETEDEAIAMANDTPFGLAAYVYARDVGLIFRVVDNLEFGMVGVNEGMISTEVAPFGGVKSSGLGREGSKYGIDDYLEIKYVALGGL
- a CDS encoding LysR substrate-binding domain-containing protein, with amino-acid sequence MRSTGEVPPTLPPLKAIQAFEQTARFGNVARAAELLDLTPSAVSHQLAKLEAMIGRQLFFRTARGVTLTPVGEQYLTEVSGILHSLAVATERATSDFSLDCLRLHSSPSFGLLWLMPRLEQFRQSHPDIQLNLSCSYESLHFSRDKIDVDIRHGMPNWPSFEVRTVRNEKIAVMASPKLLEKRPISAVADLLDCNLILSEATLIKWPQLFAQHGLSRPEKPYTLSFDRSYMTLEAASHGLGFALESTLLAQDYLARGTLVEVVPQLSATITAHHLVFPKAHSNFPRVRRFLEWMQAELGHDFNY
- a CDS encoding SDR family NAD(P)-dependent oxidoreductase encodes the protein MLLQGKVAIITGAASARGIGRATATTFAQQGAHVVILDLDESAARDAAASLGEGHLGLAANVADESQVQQAVAKIIEHFGRIDVLVNNAGITQPLKTLDIRPSDYDKVLDVSLRGTLLMSQAVIPHMRQQSSGSIVCMSSVSAQRGGGIFGGPHYSAAKAGVLGLGKAMARELGPDNIRVNSIAPGLIHTDITGGLMQDDRRHAIIDGIPLGRLGAAQDVANAALFLASDLSSYLTGITLDVNGGMLIH
- a CDS encoding MFS transporter, translating into MTTLSLEAVSTVRSNAYRKTAWRLMPFLMLCYLCAYLDRVNVGFAKLQMMNDLALSETVYGLGAGMFFIGYFLCEVPSNIILHKVGARVWIARIMITWGIVSALFAFVETAWQFYALRFLLGIAEAGLAPGLLLYLTYWFPSYRRARMTVLWFIAIPLSGMVGGPLSGWIMNHFAGMHGWAGWQWMFVLEAVPTVVVGLLVLSYLKDGVHQATWLNDEEKALITRELAEDDQQKVTHASVGEFIRDRRLWLLAAIYFCVVMGQYAITFWLPTLVRNSGVSDPLHIGFLTSLPYLCAIAAMLLVGRSGDKHRERRWHLIVPMIAGAIGLSLAALMGGNPTLSILSLCLAASGILSATSLFWMLPTTLLGGVSAAAGIAAVNSFANLAGFCSPYLIGWITTITGSSAIGMYLITGVLFAGAALVLRIPAALVNR
- a CDS encoding dihydrodipicolinate synthase family protein; the encoded protein is MANYNKKDARDWAREKLVGVANVTIPTMTSDFKRINEKAIRHDVELAIKHGFVGSLSCSEVAITQEQYGEFCQIMADQAAGRLVIVHHAVFNTLEDNIEAVKRAEAAGADLVLLGYPPFFYPKSYDEVFEYTKAICDATNLGVIIFPLPAWGFSRLHPADIPLAVLRRMVDEIPNVVAIKAEGGLPYIMSAIEVHREFHEEVVISSPLEYEYVPLAQVMDIPFCGTNYSSYYGPLLPQIHKLIRAGNYDEATQLWYKMDPARKAFASLPMAANGLLNRMMWKYQGWLQGYNGGPMPHPTQRVYQRDMAVLRKGLEAAGLNPTTDLDEAFFIGRNSI